In Shewanella psychrotolerans, the genomic stretch GGCTTCAATTTTAGCGTTTAATTTGAAGACTCCCGGCAGGGTTAGTGACGATGGAATAAACACCGTCGGCATTATCTCGATTATCAAAGCCGTTGGCGGTAAGGATAACATTAACGAGTTGACGGCTTGTTTAACGCGTTTAAGAATAAGCCTCAAACACGCTTCTCTTGTGGATAAAAGCCTGCTGAACCGCTTGGATGCAAAAGGTGTTGTGGTGCTTGGCAATGGTGTACAAATTGTTTATGGAACTAAGGCTGAACGTATTCGGCGTTTATTACAACGGTATTTAGATAGGCACAAACTGTGATCTTTTGGGAAGTCTAGGGTAGGAACTAATGCAACGAAAAGTGTTAATTACAGACTGTGCTGATGAGCCAGGGTTAATCACAAAGTTAACGGGCGTCTGTTATGCTCACGGATTAAATATCATTAAAAACAGTGAGTTTGTCGATAATTCTCAGGGGCGATTCTTTATGCGCACTGAACTTGAAGGGCGCTTTGATGATGAGCGTTTATTAGCCGATATCGATAAGGTTCTGCCTGCACAGCGTCATCGGAGACTCGTCAGTAAAGGTACAAAACGTATCGTTGTGATGGTGACTAAAGAAGCGCATTGTTTAGGCGACCTGTTAATGAAAGCCTATTATGGCGGATTAGATGTCGAGATTGCTGCAATTATTGGTAATTACGATACGTTAAAACCGCTTGCTGACAAGTTTGATATTCCATTTTATGAGGTCTCCCATGAGGGATTGACTCGTCATGAACATGAGCACGTAATGATGGACATCATTGCCAAGTTCAATCCTGATTATCTTGTGCTCGC encodes the following:
- the purU gene encoding formyltetrahydrofolate deformylase; amino-acid sequence: MQRKVLITDCADEPGLITKLTGVCYAHGLNIIKNSEFVDNSQGRFFMRTELEGRFDDERLLADIDKVLPAQRHRRLVSKGTKRIVVMVTKEAHCLGDLLMKAYYGGLDVEIAAIIGNYDTLKPLADKFDIPFYEVSHEGLTRHEHEHVMMDIIAKFNPDYLVLAKYMRVLTPEFVERYPNRIINIHHSFLPAFIGAAPYRQAWERGVKIIGATAHFVNNCLDEGPIIKQDVIPVDHSYSAEELAKCGRDVEKSVLSKALQLVLQEDVIVYGNKTVVF